A section of the Leptotrichia buccalis C-1013-b genome encodes:
- a CDS encoding M50 family metallopeptidase, whose amino-acid sequence MGIIFTIIILGMIILLHELGHFATAKFFKMPVSEFAIGMGPKVFSVKKGETVYSIRALPLGGFVNIEGMQPQEFDLETFKKEKIDEITENLKNEMEKKNEKIDDEKFVNEVEKKLNIAVAEELEKQKKISENGFFTKSPFKRFVVLIAGVTMNFISALVALFMLLSVTGILPVEYAKPIVGAVQEDSKAKGKLQVNDKILSINGENVSSWLDMSEKISKISQNYKNEDVNLKILRNNAEITENVKLTYNDETKGNILGIRILEQKSTFNEKIKISFQKFGDYFKLTLVGVKMLVTGKVAMKEMTGPVGLPKLVGLAYGQGGFLALINIFILISINIGIMNLLPIPALDGGRLIFIIPEFLGIKINKKIEEQIHLIGMIFLLVLMLIIVFFDVTKYF is encoded by the coding sequence ATGGGAATAATTTTTACAATAATAATTTTAGGAATGATAATATTGTTGCACGAACTCGGACATTTTGCTACGGCTAAATTTTTTAAAATGCCTGTTTCTGAGTTTGCAATTGGAATGGGACCGAAAGTTTTTTCTGTAAAAAAAGGAGAAACTGTTTATTCGATTAGAGCTTTGCCGCTTGGCGGGTTTGTAAATATTGAAGGTATGCAGCCGCAGGAATTTGATTTGGAAACATTCAAGAAGGAAAAAATTGATGAGATAACAGAAAATTTAAAAAATGAGATGGAAAAGAAAAATGAAAAAATTGATGACGAAAAATTTGTCAATGAAGTAGAAAAAAAATTGAATATAGCTGTGGCTGAAGAATTGGAAAAACAGAAAAAAATTTCAGAAAATGGATTTTTTACAAAATCTCCGTTTAAACGATTTGTTGTGTTAATTGCAGGAGTTACAATGAATTTTATTTCAGCTTTGGTGGCATTATTTATGTTACTTTCAGTAACAGGAATTTTACCTGTGGAATATGCAAAGCCGATAGTTGGAGCAGTTCAGGAAGATTCTAAGGCAAAAGGGAAATTGCAGGTAAATGATAAAATTTTGTCAATTAACGGAGAAAATGTATCAAGCTGGCTTGATATGTCAGAAAAAATTTCAAAAATTAGTCAGAATTATAAAAATGAAGATGTAAATTTAAAAATATTGAGAAATAATGCAGAAATTACAGAAAATGTAAAATTAACATACAATGATGAAACCAAAGGAAATATTTTAGGAATAAGAATATTGGAACAAAAGTCAACTTTTAATGAAAAAATAAAAATAAGTTTTCAGAAATTTGGAGATTATTTTAAACTGACACTTGTTGGAGTAAAAATGCTTGTAACTGGAAAAGTGGCAATGAAGGAAATGACAGGACCTGTGGGGCTTCCAAAACTCGTTGGACTTGCATATGGGCAAGGTGGCTTCCTGGCGTTAATTAATATATTTATTTTAATTTCAATAAATATTGGAATTATGAATTTGCTGCCTATTCCTGCACTTGATGGAGGAAGACTGATTTTCATTATTCCTGAATTTTTAGGAATAAAAATTAATAAAAAAATTGAAGAGCAAATACATTTAATTGGAATGATTTTTTTGCTTGTATTAATGTTAATTATTGTATTTTTTGATGTAACCAAGTATTTTTAA
- a CDS encoding ABC1 kinase family protein, giving the protein MEIISQKTKRVMKLSGVIAKYGFDELFKRGELEKYIPKNVKRRYSDKIEEINSYTFYERIRMAIEEMGPVHIKFGQMLSNRKDILPEEFIIELQKLQDNVEVEKIDVRKKLDLELGIDVNDYFSEIEENPMASASIGQVFRAKLKTGEKVVIKIQRENIRPVVEADLGIMKNLAKTLEKYYDVLKRMSISEIVESFEKMLNEELSLNNELNNMLRFANNFKNDSRIHVPVVYKTLSNDRILTMEMIEGFKITDAENIIKIGIETKKVARTGLDLYLTQFLKHGFFHADPHPGNIFIKENGQIVFIDFGAMGRLYPNERELLINLIIYSLKKDVKKMIETIRELAVKFEVADEKKFERELYGLIELVDENSLENIDVVTIFEKARKIFSNNQILLSEDIYLLVKGIGQIEGIGRHLDPTLNITKVMRPYMNKITKERMNPINIFKKGISKIETFSDNWLTLPTDMKILLEKIQNNELKHKHEIIGFDKFQKAFERLILAIIISSLFVGSSILALANIPPKIFGISGLGLLGFFISGIMGINLFLKSKK; this is encoded by the coding sequence GTGGAAATTATTAGCCAAAAGACAAAAAGAGTAATGAAACTTTCAGGAGTAATTGCAAAATATGGATTTGATGAATTGTTTAAAAGAGGGGAACTTGAGAAATATATTCCAAAAAATGTTAAACGTAGGTACAGCGATAAAATTGAAGAAATAAATTCATATACTTTTTATGAAAGAATACGAATGGCAATCGAAGAAATGGGACCTGTTCATATAAAATTTGGACAAATGTTAAGTAACAGGAAAGATATATTGCCTGAAGAATTTATTATAGAACTGCAGAAGTTACAGGATAATGTGGAAGTAGAGAAAATTGATGTAAGGAAAAAGCTAGATTTAGAGCTTGGAATTGATGTAAATGATTACTTTAGCGAGATAGAAGAAAATCCAATGGCTTCGGCTTCAATAGGGCAAGTATTCAGAGCAAAATTAAAGACAGGAGAAAAAGTTGTTATAAAAATACAGCGGGAAAATATACGCCCTGTTGTCGAAGCTGATTTGGGCATTATGAAAAATCTTGCAAAAACTCTTGAAAAATATTATGATGTTTTAAAAAGAATGAGTATTAGCGAGATTGTAGAAAGTTTTGAAAAAATGTTAAATGAAGAGCTTTCGTTAAATAATGAGCTAAATAATATGCTTCGTTTTGCAAACAACTTTAAGAATGATAGTAGAATTCACGTTCCAGTTGTGTATAAGACACTTTCTAATGATCGTATTCTTACTATGGAAATGATAGAAGGATTTAAAATTACAGATGCTGAAAATATTATAAAAATTGGAATAGAAACAAAAAAAGTTGCGAGAACAGGGCTTGACTTATATTTGACACAATTTTTAAAACATGGATTTTTTCATGCTGATCCGCATCCTGGCAATATCTTTATAAAGGAAAATGGACAAATTGTGTTTATTGATTTTGGAGCGATGGGAAGGCTTTATCCGAACGAGCGGGAACTTTTAATCAATTTGATTATTTACTCGCTTAAAAAAGATGTGAAAAAAATGATTGAAACAATACGGGAACTGGCTGTAAAATTTGAAGTGGCAGATGAAAAAAAATTTGAAAGAGAGCTGTACGGTCTAATTGAGCTGGTAGATGAAAATTCATTGGAAAATATAGATGTAGTTACTATTTTTGAAAAGGCAAGAAAAATATTCAGTAATAATCAGATTCTGCTTTCGGAAGATATTTACCTATTAGTAAAGGGTATTGGGCAAATTGAAGGAATAGGAAGACATCTAGATCCGACTTTAAATATAACAAAAGTTATGCGACCATATATGAATAAAATTACCAAAGAAAGAATGAATCCAATTAATATTTTTAAAAAAGGTATTTCTAAAATTGAAACTTTTTCAGACAATTGGCTAACTTTGCCTACAGATATGAAAATTCTCTTAGAAAAAATTCAGAATAATGAATTAAAGCATAAACATGAAATAATTGGTTTTGATAAATTTCAAAAGGCTTTTGAGCGATTGATTCTGGCAATCATTATTTCATCACTATTTGTTGGTTCATCAATATTGGCTTTAGCAAATATTCCACCAAAAATCTTTGGAATTTCAGGACTGGGACTATTAGGATTTTTTATTTCAGGTATTATGGGGATAAATTTATTTTTGAAAAGTAAAAAATAA